Proteins encoded within one genomic window of Kitasatospora viridis:
- a CDS encoding DUF1003 domain-containing protein gives MFALHRHPANIAVHEDRKLGDRLADGVANSMGTWTFILGQAAFTMAWIVLNSSHGWIHAWDSYPYVLLNLVYSFQAGFTGPILLLSQNRQSRHDRLRAEHDYAVDERTNELVHLIAQHHGLIPADSTPELPLPAAKSQQEL, from the coding sequence TTGTTCGCCCTGCACCGGCACCCCGCCAACATCGCTGTCCATGAAGATCGCAAGCTCGGCGACCGGCTTGCCGACGGCGTCGCCAACAGCATGGGCACCTGGACCTTCATCCTCGGGCAAGCCGCCTTCACGATGGCATGGATCGTCCTCAACAGCTCGCACGGCTGGATACATGCCTGGGACTCCTACCCGTACGTCCTGCTGAACCTGGTCTACTCCTTCCAGGCCGGATTCACCGGACCAATCCTGCTGCTCTCCCAGAACCGGCAGAGCAGGCACGACAGACTCCGCGCAGAGCATGACTATGCGGTGGACGAGCGCACCAACGAACTCGTGCACCTGATCGCACAGCACCATGGGCTCATCCCTGCAGACAGCACCCCTGAGCTTCCGCTGCCTGCTGCGAAGTCGCAGCAGGAGCTGTAG